Proteins encoded within one genomic window of Bos mutus isolate GX-2022 chromosome 9, NWIPB_WYAK_1.1, whole genome shotgun sequence:
- the NR2E1 gene encoding nuclear receptor subfamily 2 group E member 1 isoform X2 yields MANRGPAYGLSQEVQQKIDKQYDADLEQILIQWITTQCRKHVSRPQPGCTNFQNWLKDGTVLCELINGLYPEGQAPVKKIQASTTAFKQMGQISQFLQAAERYGINTNDISQTVDLWEGKNMACVQRTLMNLGRLVVAWDDGLFSGDPNWFTKKSKENPRYFPDNQLQEGKNLIGLQMGTNHGASQAGLTDYAMPRQIL; encoded by the coding sequence ATGGCCAACAGGGGACCTGCGTATGGCCTGAGCCAGGAGGTACAGCAGAAGATTGATAAACAATACGATGCAGACCTGGAGCAAATCCTGATCCAGTGGATCACCACCCAGTGCCGCAAGCATGTGAGCCGGCCTCAGCCTGGGTGCACGAACTTCCAGAACTGGCTCAAGGATGGCACGGTGCTGTGTGAGCTCATTAATGGACTGTACCCCGAGGGGCAGGCCCCAGTGAAGAAGATCCAGGCCTCCACCACAGCCTTCAAGCAGATGGGGCAGATCTCCCAGTTCCTGCAAGCAGCCGAGCGCTACGGCATCAACACCAATGACATCTCCCAGACTGTGGACCTCTGGGAAGGAAAGAATATGGCCTGTGTGCAGCGGACACTGATGAATCTGGGCAGGCTAGTGGTAGCATGGGACGATGGGCTCTTCTCTGGGGATCCTAACTGGTTTACCAAGAAATCCAAGGAGAACCCTCGGTACTTCCCGGACAACCAACTGCAGGAGGGCAAGAATTTGATTGGCTTACAGATGGGGACCAACCACGGGGCTTCTCAGGCAGGCTTGACCGACTATGCGATGCCACGCCAGATCCTCTGA